The following coding sequences are from one Polynucleobacter sp. JS-JIR-II-50 window:
- a CDS encoding RNA-directed DNA polymerase: protein MPFPKYVGKLENLQRAWQWIRSNPDRFYKSHFREVYSAYATADGELLKNLKNRLDRNIYTPSDSCKLFLPKPSGILRPYTLLCVEDQIVYQAMANIVAEKLYPIVKGRYNKQVFGHMYAGKGNLWFYQKWTNGYGAFNSASKRAFDLGYVWTASFDLTAFYDSIDHNVLRYMLGKIHLDNDFSESLTRLLNQWTSTGTPIYHHHGIPQGPLSSGIISEAVLNHFDENFSSRNDIKYLRYVDDIRLYAKNEDHLRSALVCLDRISKDIGLFPQSGKIDIHRVIDIDKELKTISMPFELSSSPGIFNQREITSEILALSPRQGGYKVIDPTKFKMLIAISGPSLRVLDRVWRVFDCSPIYYTQLANYMTKFKKLPDKFSKKLLDQIVHQNIYPSIRASFISCASSQQMPTKIRQLKGILKPLWSPKFNAPDLTAALWNALHRLGHITERQANYALLNAHIPWVKMRLYFGTPWLDMDDKRRNRLLNAGMRNKNSDVAISSAWIASLIDCKIERPLKTVNHLAKIVLRESGQLKRVNAKVCGIDLAIKEMAGFSSGINWKKFFGRRYHLAESKLVACKGYFKTNPTAWVSMLDVFNDVLIDEVIKKDGTLGARKLGKFGPIYSNGLQQKYPYLYQYIVAVHTKRGEGELSHAVVEKTQAPTGRISYKWLPKGVKLMKAALEEIQLANLK, encoded by the coding sequence ATGCCATTTCCAAAATACGTAGGGAAACTCGAGAATCTTCAGCGGGCATGGCAGTGGATTAGGTCGAATCCAGATAGATTTTATAAGTCACACTTTCGCGAAGTTTATTCAGCATACGCAACGGCTGATGGAGAGCTTTTAAAGAATCTGAAAAATCGACTCGATAGAAACATATATACCCCATCAGACTCCTGCAAATTATTTCTACCTAAGCCCTCTGGAATCCTAAGACCATATACATTGTTATGCGTTGAGGATCAGATTGTTTACCAAGCTATGGCTAATATAGTGGCAGAAAAGTTATACCCAATAGTTAAAGGTCGATATAACAAGCAGGTATTTGGTCATATGTATGCCGGTAAAGGTAATTTATGGTTTTATCAAAAATGGACAAATGGTTATGGGGCTTTTAATTCTGCCTCAAAGCGGGCTTTCGATTTAGGCTATGTTTGGACTGCTAGCTTCGATTTAACAGCTTTCTATGACAGCATTGATCACAATGTTCTAAGGTATATGTTGGGGAAGATTCATCTTGACAATGACTTTTCTGAATCCCTTACAAGGCTTTTAAATCAATGGACATCCACGGGCACCCCCATTTACCATCATCATGGAATACCTCAAGGGCCTCTTAGTTCTGGAATTATTTCTGAAGCAGTGCTTAATCATTTTGATGAAAATTTTTCCAGCAGGAATGACATCAAGTATTTAAGGTATGTCGATGACATTCGTTTATATGCAAAAAATGAGGATCATCTTAGATCTGCACTAGTTTGTTTAGACAGAATTAGTAAAGATATAGGCCTATTTCCTCAGTCAGGAAAAATTGATATCCACAGAGTGATAGATATAGATAAAGAGCTTAAGACAATAAGCATGCCATTTGAACTTTCAAGTTCCCCAGGCATCTTCAATCAAAGGGAAATTACATCGGAGATCTTGGCTCTTTCGCCAAGGCAGGGTGGCTACAAGGTTATAGATCCCACTAAATTCAAAATGCTCATTGCAATAAGTGGCCCATCATTGAGAGTATTAGATAGGGTATGGCGAGTTTTTGACTGCTCGCCAATCTATTACACGCAACTAGCAAATTACATGACGAAGTTTAAAAAACTACCTGATAAGTTTTCCAAAAAGCTGTTAGATCAGATCGTTCATCAAAATATATACCCATCCATTAGGGCATCATTTATATCTTGTGCATCTAGCCAACAGATGCCGACAAAGATTAGACAATTAAAGGGAATTTTAAAACCACTTTGGAGTCCTAAATTTAATGCTCCGGACCTTACTGCAGCACTGTGGAATGCTCTTCATCGCTTAGGACATATAACGGAAAGACAGGCAAACTACGCTCTTCTAAATGCTCATATTCCATGGGTAAAAATGCGATTATATTTTGGAACTCCATGGCTTGATATGGATGATAAAAGGCGTAATAGATTGCTTAATGCTGGAATGAGGAACAAAAACTCAGACGTAGCGATTTCATCCGCTTGGATTGCATCATTAATAGACTGCAAGATTGAAAGGCCCTTGAAAACAGTAAATCACCTTGCAAAAATAGTACTTCGTGAAAGTGGTCAGCTAAAGAGAGTAAATGCCAAGGTTTGTGGAATTGATTTAGCGATCAAGGAAATGGCAGGATTTTCTTCTGGGATAAATTGGAAGAAATTTTTTGGACGAAGATATCATCTGGCGGAATCCAAGTTGGTAGCATGTAAGGGTTACTTCAAAACAAATCCCACTGCATGGGTAAGTATGCTTGATGTATTTAATGATGTACTTATTGATGAGGTTATAAAAAAAGACGGTACCTTAGGGGCTAGAAAGTTAGGAAAATTTGGCCCCATCTATAGCAATGGTCTTCAACAAAAATATCCCTACTTATATCAATATATTGTTGCAGTTCACACAAAAAGAGGTGAAGGCGAGTTATCACATGCTGTTGTTGAAAAAACGCAAGCTCCAACCGGTCGTATTTCTTATAAATGGCTTCCAAAGGGGGTTAAGTTAATGAAGGCGGCTCTAGAAGAAATTCAGTTGGCTAATTTAAAATAA